A single genomic interval of Pseudomonas sp. TH06 harbors:
- a CDS encoding MFS transporter translates to MNSLASNRPSLWFLAITLLSFLAASTAPTPLYHLYQDQLHFSAAMLTLIFGVYALSLLAALLTVGSLSDHLGRKPVIFAAVLLNALAMLLFISADSVAWLISARVLQGFATGMATAVLSATLLDTDRQQGPLINSVAPLLGMALGGMGCGLLAEFAPAPLQLTYWLLLGLFVLQALYVWRLPETVSPQAGAWASLRPTLHVPVQARSTLWRVLPLNTATWALGGFYASLAPSLVRTATGSTSNLIGGATVAALTVTGALMIFTLRNRPATRALQLGASLLPSGLVLILLGVHSASLSLFFLGTLVAGCGFGSGFLGAVRSLVPLALPHERAGLMSAYYALSYLAFCLPALLAGHFTHPFGLLATTDVYGGVLIALAVAALLLSLRPQPAKVCSAP, encoded by the coding sequence ATGAACAGCCTTGCTTCCAATCGTCCCAGCCTGTGGTTTCTGGCGATCACCTTACTGAGTTTTCTCGCCGCTTCCACTGCGCCGACGCCGTTGTATCACCTGTATCAGGATCAGCTGCATTTCTCGGCAGCGATGCTGACCCTGATTTTCGGCGTCTACGCCCTGAGTTTGCTGGCGGCGCTGTTAACCGTCGGATCACTGTCCGATCATCTCGGGCGTAAACCGGTGATTTTCGCCGCCGTACTGCTCAATGCGTTGGCGATGCTGCTGTTCATCAGCGCCGACAGCGTCGCCTGGTTGATCAGTGCGCGGGTGCTGCAAGGTTTCGCGACCGGCATGGCCACCGCCGTATTGAGTGCAACGCTGCTCGACACCGACCGCCAGCAAGGACCGCTGATCAACAGCGTTGCGCCGTTGCTGGGCATGGCGCTGGGCGGTATGGGCTGTGGCCTGCTGGCCGAGTTCGCCCCGGCGCCGCTACAACTGACTTACTGGTTGCTGCTTGGGCTGTTTGTGTTGCAAGCGCTTTATGTCTGGCGGCTGCCAGAGACCGTCAGCCCGCAGGCTGGGGCATGGGCATCGTTGCGTCCGACATTGCACGTCCCTGTTCAGGCGCGTTCAACGTTGTGGCGAGTGCTACCGCTGAACACTGCAACCTGGGCGCTTGGTGGTTTTTACGCCTCGCTGGCGCCGTCGCTGGTGCGCACGGCCACCGGTTCCACTTCCAACCTGATCGGCGGCGCCACCGTCGCGGCACTGACCGTCACCGGCGCACTGATGATCTTTACGCTGCGCAATCGTCCCGCCACACGCGCCCTGCAACTCGGCGCAAGCTTGCTGCCAAGTGGTCTGGTGCTGATTCTGCTCGGTGTGCACAGCGCCAGTCTGTCGCTGTTTTTCCTCGGCACGCTGGTCGCCGGATGTGGTTTCGGCTCAGGCTTCCTCGGTGCGGTGCGCAGCCTGGTGCCGCTGGCCTTGCCCCATGAAAGAGCCGGGTTAATGTCAGCGTATTACGCACTCAGTTACCTGGCGTTCTGTCTGCCGGCCTTATTAGCCGGACACTTCACCCACCCATTCGGATTGCTGGCCACGACCGATGTGTATGGCGGCGTGCTGATCGCGCTGGCTGTGGCGGCGCTGTTGCTCAGTCTGCGTCCTCAACCTGCCAAGGTGTGCAGCGCCCCATAA
- a CDS encoding TetR/AcrR family transcriptional regulator → MAIKEGLRPGGRSARVQESIHSAVRALLQEQERSTVTVPQIAARAGVTPSTIYRRWGDLAALLADVALARMRPDSEPAQTGSLRSDIRAWAEQYLDEMSSEPGRNMMRDVQASATPGYCVTIIGAQLQTIIERHPDEQAPSVDHLINLVVAPVVFRILFSAAALEVEELHRLIDIALQHD, encoded by the coding sequence ATGGCTATTAAAGAAGGTTTACGCCCCGGCGGTCGCAGTGCCCGGGTGCAAGAGTCGATTCATTCGGCAGTCCGCGCCCTCCTGCAAGAACAGGAGCGTTCGACCGTGACCGTCCCGCAAATCGCCGCACGCGCAGGCGTCACGCCATCGACGATTTATCGGCGCTGGGGGGATCTGGCGGCCTTGCTGGCGGATGTCGCCCTCGCCCGCATGCGCCCTGACAGCGAACCGGCGCAAACCGGCAGTCTGCGCAGCGATATCCGCGCGTGGGCCGAGCAATATCTCGACGAGATGAGTTCAGAGCCCGGACGCAACATGATGCGCGACGTGCAGGCGAGTGCTACGCCGGGGTATTGCGTGACGATTATCGGGGCGCAGTTGCAGACCATTATTGAGCGGCATCCCGATGAGCAGGCACCGAGCGTTGATCATTTGATTAATCTGGTGGTGGCGCCAGTGGTGTTTCGCATTCTGTTTTCGGCGGCGGCACTGGAGGTTGAAGAGTTGCATCGGTTGATCGATATCGCGTTGCAACACGACTGA
- the sugE gene encoding quaternary ammonium compound efflux SMR transporter SugE: MSWIILFFAGLFEVGWAVGLKYTDGFSRPLPTALTVAAMAISLGLLGLAMKELPLGTAYAIWTGVGAVGTVIAGIILFGESMALIRLASVALIITGLIGLKVSA; encoded by the coding sequence ATGTCCTGGATCATTCTGTTTTTCGCCGGTCTGTTCGAAGTCGGCTGGGCCGTCGGCCTGAAATACACCGATGGCTTCAGCCGTCCACTCCCAACCGCACTGACCGTTGCGGCCATGGCCATCAGCCTTGGCCTGCTGGGCCTGGCGATGAAGGAATTGCCGTTGGGCACGGCTTATGCGATCTGGACCGGTGTCGGCGCCGTGGGCACGGTGATCGCCGGGATCATTCTGTTTGGTGAGTCAATGGCGTTGATTCGGCTGGCCAGTGTGGCGTTGATCATCACTGGTTTGATCGGCCTCAAGGTCAGCGCTTAA
- a CDS encoding MFS transporter — protein MSHPSQFNLLRTRRFLPFFITQSLGAFNDNVFKQSLILAILYRLTIEGDRSIWVNLCALLFILPFFLFSALAGQFGEKFAKDALIRLIKLAEIAIMAVGSVGFLFDHLSLMLVALFAMGTHSALFGPVKYSILPQALREEELVGGNGLVEMGTFLAILAGTIGAGVIMSSTHYAPLVSTAIVGIAVLGYLASRSIPRAAASSPEMRLNWNIFSQSWATLKLGLGQTPAVSRSIVGNSWFWFVGAIYLTQIPAYAKEWMHGDETVVTLILTVFSVGIALGSMLCEKLSGRKVEIGLVPFGSFGLTVFGLLLWWHSGGIPDSVTGHSWTQVLGFAHTWAVLVDILGLGIFGGFYIVPLYALIQSRTAENERARVIAANNILNALFMVVSAIVSIVLLSVVKLSIPQLFLVVSLLNIGVNAYIFKIVPEFSMRFMIWLLSHSMYRVEHRNLEAIPDEGAALLVCNHVSFVDALLIGGAVRRPIRFVMYYKIYNLPVLNFIFRTAGTIPIAGRHEDIQIYEKAFTRIAQYLKDGELVCIFPEGKLTADGEINEFKGGLTRILEETPVPVIPLALQGLWGSFFSRDPNKGVFRRLWSRVTLVAGSPVAVGAAEPAKLQGVVGALRGAVR, from the coding sequence ATGAGTCACCCCTCACAGTTCAACCTGCTGCGCACCCGGCGCTTCCTGCCGTTTTTCATCACGCAGTCGCTCGGTGCGTTCAACGACAACGTGTTCAAACAGTCGCTGATCCTCGCCATTCTCTACCGGCTGACCATCGAGGGTGATCGCTCGATCTGGGTCAACCTGTGTGCGCTGCTGTTTATTCTGCCGTTCTTCCTGTTTTCGGCACTGGCCGGACAGTTTGGCGAGAAGTTCGCCAAGGACGCGCTGATCCGCCTGATCAAGCTCGCGGAAATCGCCATCATGGCGGTGGGATCGGTCGGTTTCCTTTTCGATCACTTGTCACTGATGCTGGTGGCGCTGTTCGCGATGGGCACCCATTCGGCGCTGTTCGGGCCGGTGAAATATTCGATCCTGCCGCAAGCCTTGCGTGAAGAGGAACTGGTCGGCGGCAACGGTCTGGTGGAGATGGGTACGTTCCTCGCGATTCTGGCGGGGACCATCGGTGCCGGGGTCATCATGTCCTCGACCCATTACGCGCCGCTGGTGTCGACCGCGATTGTCGGCATCGCCGTGCTGGGTTATCTGGCCAGCCGCAGTATTCCCCGCGCGGCGGCCTCGTCGCCGGAAATGCGCCTGAACTGGAACATCTTCAGCCAATCCTGGGCGACCCTGAAACTCGGTCTGGGCCAGACGCCCGCCGTGTCGCGCTCGATTGTCGGCAACTCGTGGTTCTGGTTCGTCGGGGCGATTTACCTGACGCAGATCCCGGCCTACGCCAAGGAATGGATGCACGGCGATGAAACCGTGGTCACGCTGATTCTTACGGTGTTTTCAGTGGGTATCGCGCTGGGCTCGATGCTCTGCGAAAAGCTCTCCGGGCGTAAAGTCGAAATCGGTCTGGTGCCCTTTGGCTCATTCGGTCTGACGGTGTTTGGTCTGCTGCTGTGGTGGCATTCAGGTGGGATTCCCGACAGCGTCACTGGCCACAGCTGGACTCAAGTATTGGGCTTTGCTCACACCTGGGCAGTGCTGGTCGATATTCTCGGTCTCGGCATCTTCGGTGGTTTCTATATCGTGCCGCTTTACGCGCTGATCCAGTCGCGTACCGCCGAGAACGAACGCGCGCGAGTGATTGCCGCCAACAACATTCTCAATGCGTTGTTCATGGTGGTGTCGGCCATTGTCTCGATCGTGTTGCTGAGCGTGGTCAAGCTGTCGATCCCGCAGTTGTTCCTCGTGGTGTCGCTGCTGAACATCGGCGTCAACGCTTACATCTTCAAGATCGTTCCCGAGTTCAGCATGCGTTTCATGATCTGGCTGCTCAGCCATTCCATGTATCGCGTCGAGCATCGCAACCTGGAAGCAATCCCCGATGAAGGCGCGGCATTGCTGGTGTGCAACCACGTGTCGTTCGTCGACGCCTTGCTGATTGGCGGCGCGGTGCGTCGGCCGATTCGCTTTGTCATGTACTACAAGATCTACAACTTGCCGGTGTTGAACTTTATCTTCCGCACGGCGGGGACTATTCCGATTGCCGGGCGCCATGAAGACATTCAGATCTACGAAAAAGCCTTCACGCGGATCGCCCAGTATCTGAAGGACGGTGAACTGGTGTGCATCTTCCCGGAGGGCAAACTGACGGCCGACGGTGAGATCAACGAATTCAAGGGCGGGCTGACGCGGATTCTCGAGGAAACGCCGGTGCCGGTGATTCCGCTGGCGTTGCAGGGCTTGTGGGGGAGTTTCTTCAGTCGCGATCCGAACAAGGGGGTGTTCCGTCGCTTGTGGTCGCGGGTGACATTGGTGGCGGGTTCGCCGGTGGCCGTGGGCGCGGCTGAGCCAGCGAAGTTGCAGGGGGTGGTAGGGGCATTGCGCGGGGCAGTTAGATAA
- a CDS encoding PAS domain-containing hybrid sensor histidine kinase/response regulator yields MSLSTGLIAAVALAYMAIMFAIAFYGDRRSTPLPPRMRAWVYSLSLAVYCTSWTFFGAVGQAAEQLWSFLPIYLGPILLLVCAPWVLQKMVMISKQENITSIADFIAARYGKSQSLAVVVALICLVGVLPYIALQLKGIVLGVNLLIGAGADAMGTRAQDTALIVSLVLALFTIVFGTRNLDATEHHRGMVLAIAFESLVKLFAFLAVGAFVTFGLYDGFDDLFNQAMLAPRLEEYWKETINWPSMVVQTGVAMMAIICLPRQFHVTVVENIDPQDLRLAKWVFPAYLALAALFVVPIALAGQMMLPKDVLPDSFVISLPLAQAHPALAVLAFIGGASAATGMVIVASVALSTMVSNDMLLPWLLRRNNAERPFEVFRQWMLSVRRVSIVLILLLAYVSYRLLGSTASLATIGQIAFAAVTQLAPAMLGALYWKQANRRGVFAGLAAGTFLWFYTLILPIAARSLGWSLDTFPGLAWLHSNPLNLPITPLTQGVVLSLAGNFTLFAWVSVLSRTRVSEHWQAGRFIGQEISARPSARSMLAVQIDDLLQLAARFVGEERARQSFIRFAYRQGKGFNPNQNADGEWIAHTERLLAGVLGASSTRAVVKAAIEGREMQLEDVVRIADEASEVLQFNRALLQGAIENITQGISVVDQSLKLVAWNRRYLELFNYPDGLISVGRPIADIIRYNAERGLCGPGEAEVHVARRLHWMRQGRAHTSERLFPNGRVIELIGNPMPGGGFVMSFTDITAFREAEQALTEANEGLEQRVSERTQELSQLNVALTEAKGTAEAANQSKTRFLAAVSHDLMQPLNAARLFSAALSHQDDGLSSEAQKLVQHLDSSLRSAEDLISDLLDISRLENGKINPDRKPFAVDELFDTLGAEFKAQAQEQGLTFRVRGSHLRIDSDIKLLRRILQNFLTNAFRYAKGPVLLGVRRRAGELCLEVWDRGPGIPEDKQQVIFEEFKRLDSHQTRAEKGLGLGLAIADGLCRVLGHTLRVRSWPGRGSVFSVSVPLARTQTVPASAAVEINGKMLSGAQVLCVDNEDSILIGMNSLLSRWGCQVWTARNREECAALLSDGVRPQLALVDYHLDHGDTGTELMAWLRTNLGEPVPGVVISADGRPEMVAQVHAAGLDYLAKPVKPAALRALLSRYLPL; encoded by the coding sequence ATGTCGTTGTCCACCGGGCTGATCGCCGCCGTCGCCCTGGCCTATATGGCCATCATGTTCGCCATCGCCTTCTACGGCGACCGTCGCAGCACGCCGCTGCCACCACGGATGCGTGCCTGGGTGTACAGCTTGTCGCTGGCGGTTTATTGCACCAGCTGGACATTTTTCGGTGCGGTCGGTCAGGCCGCCGAACAGCTCTGGTCATTCCTGCCGATTTACCTTGGCCCGATCCTGCTGCTGGTCTGTGCGCCGTGGGTCCTGCAAAAAATGGTGATGATCAGCAAACAGGAGAACATCACCTCCATCGCTGACTTTATCGCCGCACGCTACGGCAAATCACAATCACTGGCGGTGGTGGTGGCGTTGATCTGCCTGGTCGGCGTTCTTCCCTACATTGCTTTGCAACTCAAAGGCATCGTCCTTGGCGTGAACCTGCTGATCGGCGCCGGAGCCGACGCGATGGGCACCCGCGCCCAGGACACCGCGCTGATCGTGTCACTGGTGCTGGCGCTGTTCACCATCGTCTTCGGCACGCGCAACCTCGACGCCACCGAACACCACCGTGGCATGGTGCTGGCGATTGCCTTTGAATCGCTGGTCAAGCTGTTCGCCTTTCTCGCCGTCGGCGCCTTTGTCACTTTTGGCCTGTATGACGGTTTTGACGACCTGTTCAACCAGGCGATGCTCGCCCCGCGCCTTGAGGAATACTGGAAAGAAACCATCAACTGGCCGTCGATGGTGGTGCAGACCGGCGTGGCCATGATGGCGATCATCTGCCTGCCACGGCAATTCCACGTCACCGTGGTGGAGAACATCGATCCGCAGGATCTGCGTCTGGCCAAATGGGTGTTCCCGGCGTATCTCGCCTTGGCCGCGTTGTTTGTAGTACCGATCGCCCTCGCTGGTCAGATGATGCTTCCCAAAGACGTGTTGCCGGACTCGTTCGTGATCAGCCTGCCACTGGCTCAGGCGCACCCGGCGCTGGCAGTGCTGGCGTTTATCGGCGGCGCTTCAGCCGCAACCGGCATGGTCATCGTCGCCAGCGTGGCGTTGTCGACCATGGTTTCCAACGACATGCTCTTGCCGTGGCTGTTGCGGCGCAACAACGCCGAGCGCCCGTTCGAAGTGTTCCGTCAATGGATGCTGTCGGTACGGCGCGTGAGTATCGTGCTGATTCTGCTGCTGGCTTACGTCAGCTATCGCCTGCTGGGTTCCACGGCAAGTCTCGCAACCATCGGCCAGATCGCCTTCGCCGCGGTGACACAACTGGCACCGGCAATGCTCGGCGCGCTGTACTGGAAACAGGCCAACCGGCGGGGAGTGTTTGCCGGCCTCGCCGCCGGCACGTTCCTGTGGTTTTACACGCTGATCCTGCCGATTGCCGCGCGCAGTCTCGGCTGGTCGCTGGACACCTTCCCCGGTCTGGCGTGGCTGCACAGCAACCCGCTGAACCTGCCTATCACGCCATTGACCCAAGGTGTGGTGCTGTCGCTGGCGGGCAACTTCACCTTGTTCGCCTGGGTCTCGGTGTTGTCCCGCACCCGGGTGTCGGAGCATTGGCAGGCCGGGCGTTTCATTGGTCAGGAAATCAGCGCCCGCCCGAGTGCGCGCTCAATGCTGGCGGTACAGATAGACGATCTGCTGCAACTGGCGGCGCGATTTGTCGGTGAAGAACGCGCCCGCCAGAGCTTCATTCGATTCGCCTACCGCCAAGGCAAAGGTTTCAACCCCAACCAGAACGCCGACGGTGAATGGATTGCCCATACCGAACGCTTGCTGGCCGGTGTACTGGGCGCCTCTTCGACGCGAGCTGTGGTAAAAGCCGCCATTGAAGGTCGGGAAATGCAGCTGGAGGATGTCGTCCGCATCGCCGACGAAGCTTCCGAGGTGCTGCAGTTCAACCGCGCGCTGCTGCAAGGCGCCATCGAGAACATCACCCAGGGCATCAGCGTGGTCGACCAGTCGCTGAAACTGGTGGCGTGGAACCGGCGTTATCTGGAGCTGTTCAACTACCCGGACGGACTGATCAGTGTCGGCCGACCGATTGCCGACATTATTCGCTACAACGCCGAGCGCGGCTTGTGCGGTCCCGGCGAGGCGGAAGTCCACGTCGCCCGGCGTTTGCACTGGATGCGTCAGGGCCGTGCACACACCTCTGAACGTCTGTTCCCCAACGGCCGGGTCATCGAGCTGATCGGCAACCCGATGCCGGGCGGCGGTTTTGTGATGAGCTTTACCGACATTACTGCGTTCCGCGAAGCCGAGCAGGCCTTGACCGAAGCCAACGAGGGGCTGGAGCAACGGGTCAGCGAACGCACTCAGGAGCTGTCACAACTCAACGTCGCGCTGACCGAAGCCAAAGGCACCGCCGAGGCCGCCAACCAGTCGAAAACCCGTTTCCTCGCCGCCGTCAGCCATGACTTGATGCAGCCCTTGAACGCCGCTCGCCTGTTCTCCGCCGCCCTCTCCCATCAGGATGACGGCTTGAGCAGTGAGGCGCAGAAACTGGTGCAGCACCTCGACAGTTCATTGCGTTCGGCCGAAGACCTGATCAGCGATCTACTGGATATTTCCCGCCTGGAAAACGGCAAGATCAATCCGGATCGCAAGCCGTTTGCGGTCGATGAGCTGTTCGACACGCTCGGCGCCGAGTTCAAGGCGCAGGCTCAGGAACAGGGTCTGACCTTTCGCGTACGTGGCAGCCATTTGCGCATCGACAGCGACATCAAACTGCTGCGACGGATCCTGCAGAACTTCCTCACCAATGCGTTCCGCTACGCCAAAGGCCCGGTACTGCTGGGCGTGCGGCGTCGCGCCGGCGAGTTGTGCCTTGAGGTGTGGGATCGCGGGCCGGGCATTCCGGAAGACAAGCAGCAGGTGATTTTCGAGGAGTTCAAACGCCTCGACAGCCATCAGACCCGCGCCGAAAAAGGCCTCGGGCTCGGGCTGGCGATCGCCGACGGCTTGTGTCGCGTGCTCGGTCATACGCTGCGTGTGCGCTCGTGGCCGGGACGCGGCAGCGTGTTCAGCGTCAGCGTGCCGTTGGCGCGCACGCAAACCGTGCCGGCCAGCGCCGCCGTCGAGATCAACGGCAAGATGCTAAGCGGCGCGCAGGTGCTGTGCGTCGATAACGAGGACAGCATTCTGATTGGCATGAACAGCCTGTTGAGCCGCTGGGGCTGTCAGGTCTGGACGGCGCGCAATCGTGAGGAATGTGCAGCGCTGCTCAGTGATGGCGTGCGGCCGCAACTGGCGCTGGTCGACTATCACCTTGATCACGGGGATACCGGGACCGAGTTGATGGCGTGGTTACGCACGAATCTGGGTGAACCGGTGCCAGGCGTGGTAATCAGTGCCGACGGGCGGCCGGAGATGGTCGCACAGGTGCATGCGGCGGGGCTGGATTATCTGGCGAAACCGGTGAAACCGGCGGCGCTGCGAGCGCTGTTGAGTCGTTATCTGCCGCTCTAA
- a CDS encoding TDT family transporter translates to MTCPNSSKPGIKPLSQLQHPREVIRQFTPNWFAATMGTGVLALALANLPVAIPGMHAVAEGLWLFNILLFTLFTAAYAARWILFFDEARRIFGHSTVSMFFGTIPMGLATIINGFLLFGLPRWGDGVIQLAEVLWWLDVAMSLACGVLIPYMMFTRQEHSIDQMTAVWLLPVVAAEVAAASGGLLAPHLTDAHSQLVVLTTSYVLWAFSLPVAFSILTILLLRMALHKLPHENMAASSWLALGPIGTGALGMLLLGADAPAIFAANGLPGIGEIASGIGLVAGITLWGFGLWWMLMALLITVRYLRDGIPFNLGWWGFTFPLGVYSLATLKLASTLNLGFFSVVGCVLVTLLAVMWLIVGKRTVQGAWRGELFVSPCIAGLKK, encoded by the coding sequence ATGACTTGCCCCAACAGCAGCAAACCCGGCATCAAGCCGCTCAGCCAACTTCAGCATCCGCGTGAAGTGATCCGCCAATTCACCCCGAACTGGTTCGCCGCCACCATGGGCACCGGGGTGCTGGCACTGGCGCTGGCGAATTTGCCGGTGGCGATTCCCGGGATGCATGCCGTGGCCGAAGGGCTGTGGCTGTTCAACATCCTCTTGTTCACTCTGTTTACCGCTGCGTACGCCGCGCGCTGGATCTTGTTCTTCGACGAGGCGCGGCGGATTTTCGGCCATTCCACCGTGTCGATGTTCTTCGGCACCATTCCCATGGGCCTGGCAACGATCATCAACGGCTTTCTGCTGTTCGGTCTGCCACGCTGGGGTGATGGCGTCATCCAGTTGGCCGAAGTGCTGTGGTGGCTGGATGTGGCGATGTCGCTGGCCTGTGGCGTATTGATTCCCTACATGATGTTTACCCGCCAGGAACACAGCATCGACCAGATGACGGCGGTTTGGCTGTTACCGGTGGTGGCCGCAGAAGTCGCCGCCGCCAGTGGTGGGTTGCTCGCACCTCACTTGACCGATGCCCACTCGCAACTGGTGGTACTGACGACAAGCTACGTGCTCTGGGCGTTTTCCCTGCCGGTGGCATTCAGCATTCTGACCATCCTGTTGCTGCGCATGGCCCTGCATAAACTGCCGCATGAAAACATGGCGGCCTCGAGCTGGCTGGCCCTCGGCCCGATCGGTACCGGTGCGCTGGGCATGTTGCTGCTGGGGGCTGATGCCCCGGCGATCTTCGCGGCCAACGGCCTGCCGGGCATTGGTGAAATCGCTTCCGGCATTGGCCTGGTGGCCGGGATCACGCTGTGGGGCTTCGGTTTGTGGTGGATGCTGATGGCACTGCTGATCACTGTGCGTTATCTGCGCGACGGTATTCCCTTCAACCTCGGCTGGTGGGGGTTCACCTTCCCGTTGGGCGTGTATTCGCTGGCAACCCTCAAACTTGCCAGCACGCTCAACCTCGGGTTTTTCAGTGTGGTTGGCTGCGTGCTGGTGACGTTGTTGGCGGTCATGTGGCTGATCGTCGGCAAGCGCACCGTTCAAGGTGCGTGGCGTGGCGAGCTGTTTGTTTCGCCGTGCATTGCAGGTTTGAAGAAATAA
- the rdgC gene encoding recombination-associated protein RdgC: MWFKNLLIYRLTQDLPVDAEALETALATKLARPCASQELTTYGFVAPFGKGEDAPLVHVSGDFLLIAARKEERILPGSVVRDAVKEKVEEIEAQQMRKVYKKERDQIKDEIIQAFLPRAFIRRSSTFAAIAPKKGLILVNSASPKRAEDLLSTLREVIGTLPVRPLTVKMAPTAVMTDWVTTQKAADDFYVLDECELRDTHEDGGIVRCKRQDLTSEEIQLHLSTGKVVTQLSLAWQDKLSFMLDDKMTVKRLKFEDLLQDQAEQDGGDEALGQLDASFTLMMLTFGDFLPALVEALGGEETPQGI, from the coding sequence ATGTGGTTCAAAAACCTGCTTATCTATCGCCTGACCCAAGACCTGCCTGTCGATGCCGAGGCGCTGGAAACTGCACTGGCCACCAAACTGGCGCGTCCATGTGCAAGCCAGGAGTTGACCACCTACGGTTTCGTCGCGCCATTCGGCAAAGGCGAAGATGCTCCACTGGTGCACGTCAGCGGTGATTTCCTGCTGATCGCTGCACGTAAAGAAGAACGCATTCTGCCGGGCAGCGTCGTGCGCGACGCGGTCAAGGAAAAGGTCGAAGAGATCGAAGCCCAGCAAATGCGCAAGGTCTATAAGAAGGAACGCGACCAGATCAAGGATGAAATCATCCAGGCCTTCCTGCCGCGCGCCTTTATCCGTCGCTCGTCGACCTTCGCCGCCATCGCGCCGAAAAAAGGCCTGATCCTGGTCAACTCGGCCAGCCCGAAACGCGCTGAAGACTTGCTGTCGACCCTGCGTGAAGTGATCGGCACCCTGCCCGTCCGTCCGTTGACCGTGAAAATGGCACCGACAGCGGTCATGACCGATTGGGTCACCACGCAGAAAGCCGCCGACGACTTCTATGTGCTGGACGAGTGCGAACTGCGCGACACCCACGAAGATGGCGGCATCGTCCGTTGCAAGCGTCAGGACCTGACCAGCGAAGAAATCCAGCTGCACCTGAGCACCGGCAAAGTCGTTACGCAATTGTCGCTGGCCTGGCAGGACAAGCTGTCGTTCATGCTTGATGACAAGATGACCGTCAAACGTCTGAAGTTCGAAGATCTGTTGCAGGATCAGGCGGAACAGGACGGCGGCGATGAGGCACTGGGTCAACTGGACGCCAGCTTCACCCTGATGATGCTGACGTTCGGTGATTTCCTGCCGGCGCTGGTTGAAGCGTTGGGTGGCGAAGAGACTCCGCAGGGGATCTAA
- a CDS encoding bile acid:sodium symporter family protein translates to MRALAALSRFVGNTFAYWVLIFAVIAFLQPAWFLGLKGAIVPLLGLVMFGMGLTLKLDDFAAVARHPWRVALGVVAHFVIMPGVAWLLCQVFHLPPEIAVGVILVGCCPSGTSSNVMTWLARGDLALSVAIAAVTTLLAPLLTPALIWLLASAWLPVSFMELFWSILQVVLLPIILGVVAQRLLGDRVRHAVEVLPLVSVVSIVIIVTAVVAASQAKIAESGLLIMAVVMLHNSFGYLLGYFTGRLFKLPLAQRKSLALEVGMQNSGLGAALASAHFSPLAAVPSALFSVWHNISGALLSTYFRRMSEKEDREALAQQAAD, encoded by the coding sequence ATGCGCGCACTGGCTGCACTGAGCCGTTTTGTCGGCAATACCTTCGCTTACTGGGTGCTGATTTTCGCGGTCATCGCGTTCCTGCAACCGGCATGGTTCCTTGGCCTCAAAGGCGCAATCGTGCCGCTGCTGGGCCTGGTAATGTTCGGCATGGGGCTGACCCTCAAACTCGATGATTTCGCCGCTGTCGCCCGCCACCCGTGGCGTGTCGCGCTGGGCGTCGTCGCGCATTTCGTGATCATGCCCGGTGTGGCATGGTTGCTTTGTCAGGTGTTTCACCTGCCGCCGGAAATTGCCGTCGGGGTGATTCTGGTTGGTTGCTGCCCAAGCGGCACCTCGTCCAACGTGATGACCTGGCTGGCCCGTGGCGATCTGGCGCTGTCGGTGGCCATTGCTGCCGTGACCACCCTCCTCGCCCCGCTGCTGACTCCGGCGCTGATCTGGCTGTTGGCCTCGGCGTGGTTGCCGGTGTCGTTCATGGAGTTGTTCTGGTCGATCCTGCAAGTGGTGCTGCTGCCGATCATTCTTGGCGTGGTTGCCCAGCGTTTGCTGGGTGACAGGGTTCGGCATGCGGTGGAGGTGTTGCCGCTGGTGTCGGTGGTCAGCATCGTGATCATCGTGACTGCGGTGGTAGCGGCCAGTCAGGCGAAAATCGCCGAATCCGGTCTGCTGATCATGGCGGTCGTGATGCTGCACAACAGCTTCGGCTACTTGCTCGGTTACTTCACCGGCCGGCTGTTCAAGCTGCCGCTGGCACAGCGTAAGTCGCTGGCGCTGGAAGTCGGCATGCAGAACTCGGGATTGGGCGCCGCTTTGGCCAGTGCGCATTTCTCGCCACTGGCGGCGGTGCCGAGCGCACTATTCAGCGTTTGGCACAATATTTCCGGGGCTTTGCTTTCAACCTACTTCCGACGCATGAGCGAGAAGGAAGATCGCGAAGCCTTGGCGCAACAGGCCGCCGACTGA
- a CDS encoding cupin domain-containing protein, producing the protein MKIIRSKTFTADRAWGALDIANMNGITTRLHWTDQPYKWHVNDGEEVFVVLDGEVSMHYREEGEEKQVQLAVGDIFYASVGTEHVAHPQGAARILVIESEGSV; encoded by the coding sequence ATGAAGATTATTCGCAGCAAGACCTTCACCGCCGACCGCGCTTGGGGCGCGCTCGATATCGCCAACATGAACGGCATCACCACGCGCCTGCACTGGACCGATCAGCCGTACAAGTGGCACGTCAATGATGGTGAGGAAGTGTTTGTGGTGCTCGATGGCGAAGTGTCGATGCATTACCGAGAGGAGGGCGAAGAAAAACAGGTGCAGTTGGCGGTTGGCGACATCTTCTACGCCTCGGTCGGCACCGAACATGTCGCCCATCCTCAGGGTGCAGCGCGGATTCTGGTGATCGAAAGCGAAGGCAGTGTTTGA